ATAGCTCGTTTGATTTGGAAGATGCGAAAAAACGCTTGCAGGAATTAGCGCAGTAGATAAGTCGGAGGTAAGTAATGAAAAAAGCAATTGTAGCAATGTTAGGTTATGCATGTCCATTTGTTTTTGGGGCGATGTTTATAGATTATTCGAGATGGCCGCCGATGGTTGGATTCGCATTAATGCTTGTAGTAACATCCATATTAGCAGTCATTATAAGTAAAGCTTGGGGCATAAAGGCGGTAATCCTTGGCAATATACTAACATTTGTCGTGTCGTATTATTTCGTAGGCAGCATGGAGGATGTGGATCGTTGGGGTTCCTATTTTAAACCACTAACACCCGTACAGATGCTTGTTTTTGTTAGTGTGTGTTTGGTTCTATTTCAGCTAGTTGTTGTAAAAATTAAGCTGAGAAAGGATAGTTTTATGAATAAAAAAAGAATCTATTTTACGTTAATTGTTCTGCTAGCTTTCACGATGAATTTAGTGCCGGCTCTTATGTATCCAGATATAAAAATGACAATTTTCCATTTTATCATTTCGGTAGCTGCACTGTTTTCAATCGCGCTGTTAACGGCCAAGCAAAGGAAAATAGTTTTTGTTGGTGGAGCGCTTGCGGGACTGCTCATTTTTGTTATTAATTTAACATTTCTTAGTGATGCGCGTCTAAATTTTGCCGTACTAGATATACTGCTTTCCATTGAGTATCCACTCTATTTGTTAATTGTAACACCATTATTTGGCTTAAATTATGTATTTTCACTCGACTATGACATGTTTGCGCTGTTAGTAACAGCTGTTTTCACGATGCTATTTCTAATTGGGAAAATGTTCATAAGAGATGCTACCTAACAAAAAACTGACCAAAACTGATGATGAACGGTTTCTAGGATTCGCTTTTCCCTAGTGTTCATAATCTGGTTTTGGTCAATATGTGTGGTGAAAAGCTAATCCAGCATTTTCACCATAATATAATCGAGCTGTGCCTCGTTCCCCATCATAAATGTATGTGTCGTCGTTTTGACGAAGCCCTGACTTTCATAGAAGGCAATGGCATTTACATTTTTCTCCCATACACCAAGCCAAATACTCGATTTATGTAACTGTTGTGCAATGAGAATCGCTTCACTCATTAAAATTTTACCAAGCCCCATCTTTTGAAAGGCATTTAAAATATAAATTCGTTCAATTTCTATAGCATCCTCAGCTTTTCCTTCTGTTTGAGCATTACCTTCATTAACCTTTACATAACCAGCTAATTCATGATCAACGTACAGTAATTTGATGATGGATAGCGGGTTTTTTATTTCTGCCAATAACTTTTCAGGTGCAAAGGCTCGTTGTAAATATTGTTGCATCGTCTGTTCATCATTTTGTTCATGAAAGGTTTCGTAAAATGTTTCACGCCCAATTTGCTGTAACTTCTCGACATCGAGTACTGTTGCGCGTTTTAATGCAAAATTCAAATGGAGCCCTCCCTTACCATTATTAAAGCGCTAAATCGACAAGAAATCAACTACTCTATGGTAATTTTTAGCAAATAAGGTTATCTATATGAATATTAGCTCTTACTAGTATAGGTGACATAAAAATTCGTAACACTTATAAGGATAGTTTTTTTATCGTAAGCTGCGTTAATAACAGGACGACGAATAAAAAAAATAGTGAAACAAGTAAATTCAGTGCATTCGAAGGCAATGAAATCAGGGAATTAACAACAGTAAAAAGCATAAAGAAATATAAAAGAAAAACGGCGAAAAATTGCAGTATTTTTTTCATGCAAAAACCTCCTAGACACTTCCATTTTATATGGAATAATGAGAAAATTGAAAAAGTATTCAAAATTGAATATTGAAGGAGGATTCTATGGAAAACTATGGTGCAACGATTAAACAAATCCGCATCGGTAAAGGGATGACGCAAAAAGAAGTTTGCATGGGGATTATTTCGCAGGGCAATTATTCGAAATTTGAAAGCGGCGAAAACCCCGATATCAAAGTGACGATTTTACAAGCCCTATTACTGCGCTTAAATTTACCGATGGACGAATTCTTTTATATACACAATGGCTATAAAAACCATGAAAAAATTGCCATCCAGCGGGCACTTTATGAGTCACTCTATAACGACCCGGAAATGCTTGAAGGTCATTTACAGCGAGCGAAGCACTATTTACAGCACGAGCCGAACGACCAAGATATGCAAATTTTTGCTCAAATGATCAAGGGACTCATCGTGCTAGCGAAAACAGGTGATTTCGAACAAACGTGCAAATTAGTGGAACCTATTTGGGAAAAGCTAAGTAAGCGTAATGAGCTCCTTGTTTCGGATATTTATATATTAAACAATATTTTATTTGTGTTTCCACTTGAAACAGCCATGGACATTTTACAATTTTTACTTCGTCAAATCGAGCGCTATGGTAATTACCGCCAGGTCAAGCGGATTTACTATAGCCTCGTACTGAATGCAAGTTTGCTACAAATCCGAGCGCAACAATTTTCTGAGGGCACTGCATTATTAGATACGGTATTGCCGAATTTACAACAACAGAGGTTATATGCACACTTGGCAGTAGGTTATATACGAAAAGGCATTTGCTTACACAATTTATCAAAGGATGGCACGGCGTGGATTGAAAAAGGAAAGCACATTTTGCTGGCTGTGGAGCTGAATAAAATGTGGAACACACTGGAAGAAGAAATAAAAAAATACACAAATTAAAACCTAGACGTAAAAAGCTATGCCAACCTTCAAGGAGAGCAGCAGCTCGTGGCACCACTTTAATGAATGCAATGACGGATCTTGAAACCATCCAGCAACAGGAAAAACTCGGCTATTTAGGTAAACAGTGGCAGACTATATAAATGCTGCGCAAAAATGGGCGGTTGAAACCGGGGCTGAAAAGAACCAGCATTTAGAAAATTCTAAAACAAACTACAGAATTACATTGACAAAATATTCTATTAACAGGTATAGTTAGCATAATAAATTTTGAGAGAAGGTGAGCATATGACAATTTTAGAGACTGTATTCATGCAATGGCACTTGTCATATGTCAATCACCACCCGTCTGCCTAAAAAGCTTTGGGCTTCTTAAACGTGCGTGATATGCCTTATGATGAGCGACCATTGCCTATCATAAGGCTTTTTGTTTGCCTAAAAAACAAAAATCACACGCCTAGGAGGCAAACGGAATTGAATTTACAACAATTAGGATTTACTGAATTTTTTGAACAACAATACCAATCATACGAAACGAATAATAAATTAGTAGGACGCGTCATGCTGGAACATAAGCATTCGTACCGTGTTATGACAGAAGAAGGCGAATTGTTAGCGAGCGTGTCAGGCAACTTCGCGTTCCATGCATTTTCACGCAAGGACTATCCTGCTGTAGGTGACTTTGTATTAGTAGAAAAAATGCAGGGTGAGGCGCGTGCGATTATTCATGAGCTGTTCGAGCGCAAATCTAAATTTACACGGAAAATGGCAGGCAATGAAATTGACGAGCAAATCGTCGCGGCGAATGTAGACATTGTATTTTTAGTCATGAGTGTCAATGCTGATTTTAATGTGCGCCGTTTAGAGCGTTATTTAGTCGCTGCATGGGATTCTAGTGCAACACCTGTCATTGTGTTAACAAAAGCGGATATTTGTGATGATGTGGAACACTACAAAAAAGAAGTCGAAGCCATTGCTTTTGGGGTAGAAATCGTAGTCGTTAGTGCCGTATCAGGACAAGGAATCGATGAACTACAAGCATTGTTAAGAGAAGGTAAAACCGCCGCACTTCTTGGTTCTTCTGGTGCTGGAAAGTCGACGCTTACAAATGCGTTACTTCTTAGTGAGCAAATGAAGGTTTCCCATATTCGTGAGGACGATGCAAAAGGGCGCCACACAACAACACACCGTGAACTAGTGGTGTTAGCAAGCGGGGCGTGTTTAATCGACACACCAGGGATGCGTGAATTACAACTTTGGGATCAAAGCGATAGCTTAGCAACAAGCTTTTCAGATATAGAAGCACTTGCTAAAGAGTGCCGTTTCCGCGATTGCACGCACAAAAAGGAGCCACAGTGCGTGGTTCAACAAGCAGTAGCAAGCGGGGAGTTAGAGCAAGCCCGCCTTACAAGCTATTTCAAGTTACAACGTGAACTCCTCTATATCGAAAAGAAAGCAAATACCGATGCTCTCTTAGCCGAAAAACGAAAGTGGAAACAAGTTTCAAAGCAAGTGAAGAAGATGAAATGATAAAAAGAGGCTCCTGAATATTAACGGGTTCGGTTGGGAGAAAACATAAAAAACACAGTGTATTGAGTTTTCACTCAACAGCTATGAGTTCAGAGTTTCGGAAGGAAAAGGTTATCCGAAATCTTTCGGGATGATTGGCACAGCAGATGAACACCAACGCATCGCCTATTTGTACTTCTATGATTTTGATTTGGACAAAATCGGTGAGCCAGGTGACCAAAAACGTATGTCAAAATTTGTGGAAAGCTATTTCGACTATGATTTCTAATCTCTTATTGCAAGTCTTCCTATTTCTATGTACGTCCGAAAAGGTGATTTGCCTCTTTAGTTCAATAAGGATAGAAAAATATTGCCGGTTTGAGAAGGTTGTACTTCAACTATGCAGCAGGTTAGTTGAAGTACATAAAAAAAGACCAATTAGATGGTCTTTTTTAAAAGGAAAAATCTATAGTCTTTAGTAGCGTATCCATTTCTGTTTTAATGGTAAAAAAATGAGGTTTATTTTCATTATCAATTATGAGTAAATAAGGCTTTTCATCTTCGGGAATAATAATGATAACTTCATCAATCGAAGTGTTCACCCATTTATTTTTTAATTGAAGAGATGGTGTTAAGGGGATTTTAACTAGATAGCCTTTGTCTGGAATAGGGTTGAATTTTGTGACAATATTATCAATTTCTTTAATAATTTTTTTGGTCTCCAATTGTATTTTTGGATTTTTTTGGATCTTTATTATCTTATTTTTTTCAATATCAAAAATTTCAATTTCCGTAATGCTTTGTGCACTTACTATAAGTAGATTAAATAGGAAAAATACAGGAATTGACGAAAACAAAATTTTGCGAATCACATTTATCACCTCAGATTTAGTCTTACCAAAGATTATTTTGTTATGAGTTACGCGTTCAACTAAACGGTGCTTTAGTGTAACAAGCATGAACTGCATCCCAATTGATTACATATACCTTGTGCAGAGCGTGCAACATTTTACCACATATTCCGTCTTTTTCATCAGCAGGGAAAAGGAGGGTGTATGTGAAGATATTTATAAAAATAAATTTCATTAGTATCTTATATGCTTTGTCACTATTTATTGCAATTGAACTTATAATCAACGTATATCGCATTAGCAGGGTAACTGAATGGAATCTGGATGTTGTTATGGTTATTATTCCTGTAATTATCTTAGTAGAACTTATCTTGTCGACACTATTAGTTATTCACCTTACCAAAAGATGGATGTTAAATAAAAAAATCGCTTACTGGTTAGCCCTTATCTGGTGTCCATATTTCATTCTTTTTTATTATCTATTTACCTATTTGTTTCCTCTAAGTTCTGGTGAAACATTGTTTCCAATCTTTAATATATTGATTTATGGCAGTATAGTTTTATATCCGTTCTATATAGTAATTATTAGCCAATATGTTACATCAGAAAATTAAATCTAATGTTTTTTTTCAAAATAAAGCTCTAAATGCTGATTTAATGGTATTTAGAGTTTTTTAGTGTTGTATTGATGGTCATTGACGATGAGGTTGCTACGATTGGGACGACAAATATTGTTGTACGCAGCTTTAACTTAAATTTTGAAATAAATGCGCTTGTTTATGATGAGGCGATTGCCATCGAATGTCGTAAGTTATTTGAACTTGACCAAGAAGGCAACTTTGAAATGACGCCTGAGCTTTACGAGCAGCGCGGCAAATGGACAAAGGTACGTGAAGCAGTTTCTCGTTTGATTTCACCGATTTTATAATAAGATTGCTAGCTTCTATATGGGACTAGCATTTTTTTATTTCAAAAACCGAAGTAAATTCGAGATTTTTTCTCTTAAATTTAGTAAAATAGGAATTGTATCATTATTCTGAAAGTGAGGCTAACAACATGACAACTACATATCCACAAGTATGGGATTTAGACGTATTTTTCCCAGGAGGCTCTGCTTCTCCTGAACTGAAGGCACATATCGAAAATTTAAAACCAAAATTTGAAGGCTTGAAACAGCAAGTTGATAGTTTAGCA
The sequence above is a segment of the Solibacillus sp. FSL H8-0523 genome. Coding sequences within it:
- a CDS encoding helix-turn-helix transcriptional regulator; translation: MENYGATIKQIRIGKGMTQKEVCMGIISQGNYSKFESGENPDIKVTILQALLLRLNLPMDEFFYIHNGYKNHEKIAIQRALYESLYNDPEMLEGHLQRAKHYLQHEPNDQDMQIFAQMIKGLIVLAKTGDFEQTCKLVEPIWEKLSKRNELLVSDIYILNNILFVFPLETAMDILQFLLRQIERYGNYRQVKRIYYSLVLNASLLQIRAQQFSEGTALLDTVLPNLQQQRLYAHLAVGYIRKGICLHNLSKDGTAWIEKGKHILLAVELNKMWNTLEEEIKKYTN
- the rsgA gene encoding ribosome small subunit-dependent GTPase A yields the protein MNLQQLGFTEFFEQQYQSYETNNKLVGRVMLEHKHSYRVMTEEGELLASVSGNFAFHAFSRKDYPAVGDFVLVEKMQGEARAIIHELFERKSKFTRKMAGNEIDEQIVAANVDIVFLVMSVNADFNVRRLERYLVAAWDSSATPVIVLTKADICDDVEHYKKEVEAIAFGVEIVVVSAVSGQGIDELQALLREGKTAALLGSSGAGKSTLTNALLLSEQMKVSHIREDDAKGRHTTTHRELVVLASGACLIDTPGMRELQLWDQSDSLATSFSDIEALAKECRFRDCTHKKEPQCVVQQAVASGELEQARLTSYFKLQRELLYIEKKANTDALLAEKRKWKQVSKQVKKMK
- a CDS encoding GNAT family N-acetyltransferase; the encoded protein is MNFALKRATVLDVEKLQQIGRETFYETFHEQNDEQTMQQYLQRAFAPEKLLAEIKNPLSIIKLLYVDHELAGYVKVNEGNAQTEGKAEDAIEIERIYILNAFQKMGLGKILMSEAILIAQQLHKSSIWLGVWEKNVNAIAFYESQGFVKTTTHTFMMGNEAQLDYIMVKMLD
- a CDS encoding phospholipase D-like domain-containing protein; this encodes MVIDDEVATIGTTNIVVRSFNLNFEINALVYDEAIAIECRKLFELDQEGNFEMTPELYEQRGKWTKVREAVSRLISPIL